TAAAAGGCGCGATGATTATCTCGAATACTTTTATGATGCCAAGAAAGAGTCCATTCTTTTACAGAGAAGATCGTTGTATTGGCCTTAGCTCTAGTTAATTCAACCTTAACGAGATGTCCAAGCTCTAGAAAAGAGCTCTTCTTCTTTGTTCCCCCACCTTGACCTCCATAAAATATTACAGAGATCTTTTCCCCACTTCTAAGGAGGAGACGGCATATTAAATGCCGATCTTTAAATGGAGTTTTTGAAAGAATTATTCCTTCAACTTTAGTGATCATATATTGGCCCTAAGACGGAGAAAGTCTCGTACTAAAAGTACCAGAGAATGGAATAAATATCTAATTGATCTCCAATCTTTTTTTTCCATTTCATAAACATTAAAATTAGAACCATCCCTTCCACCTCGTCCCACCATCTGAATCCAAAAATCATCATTATCAATGGGATAGCTTAAGAATACATCTGAAATAGTGGGAAGATTAACTCCATGACTCAGTGTTGATGTTGAAAAAATACAGCGTGGATAAGGGTTTTCTTCAAGATCTTCTAAGAAAGCTTCAACACCTCCTCCAACACAACCAATGGCGTCGACTTTCATTCTTTTGCAAAGGTCCAACCAGAGGTCCACATCTTTTCTAAAACGGCAGAAATAGAGAATAGTTCCTTTTCTACTTTCTCTTACCACTCTTAGAAAACTTCTATTTAGAGCTTCGACTCCAAGTATTCCATAATTCTCCACTCTTGCTGGCTTATTTAATAATTTTTGATTTCCCAAATTAATAAGAAATCGATTATCTAACCCTAAAGAGAAATCTTTCTTCCACATTTCTAAGATACTTGGGTCCATAGTTGCTGTTAAACCAAGAATCTTTCCCTCATTGTTAGCCACTTCCATCAACCTCTCCCATAGTAGAGGCCTAAAACTCTGACCCCAATAGTAGAAGAGGTGAAATTCATCAAAAATATAGAGTGTATTTTGAAGAGAGAATAGCTCTATTAATTCACTGCTTAATTTCTCAGCAGTACAAATAAGTAACCCCTTCTTTTTCTTCAAGAAAATTTTAAAATTCTCTTCGGAACTCTTTCCACTTCCAAAAGAGAAAACATTCTTAAGTCCACTGGACCTCTTATGAAACTCTTCCGCAAGGGCCCTGAGCGGTGAAATGAAAACGACTCTTCCCTCAAATTTCTCATAGAGATCTAAAACCAGTGTTGTCTTTCCCCATCCAGGAGGTGCTAGCATTAGAGTAAATGAGTTATTAATTTCAACAATGGGTAGTAAATTGATCGCTTGATTCATAGATTTTTCTTTTGCAAGCAGAGTTAATTTTAGGTATGAAAGTGAAGTAGAATCACTCAACAAATGTGGAATAATGAATAGTATTTGCTTTTTTAAAGAGGAAATTATTGATCAAAGTAAAATTATCTTTAATGATGAAAAACGTCTTGG
The sequence above is a segment of the Halobacteriovorax sp. JY17 genome. Coding sequences within it:
- a CDS encoding DEAD/DEAH box helicase, encoding MNQAINLLPIVEINNSFTLMLAPPGWGKTTLVLDLYEKFEGRVVFISPLRALAEEFHKRSSGLKNVFSFGSGKSSEENFKIFLKKKKGLLICTAEKLSSELIELFSLQNTLYIFDEFHLFYYWGQSFRPLLWERLMEVANNEGKILGLTATMDPSILEMWKKDFSLGLDNRFLINLGNQKLLNKPARVENYGILGVEALNRSFLRVVRESRKGTILYFCRFRKDVDLWLDLCKRMKVDAIGCVGGGVEAFLEDLEENPYPRCIFSTSTLSHGVNLPTISDVFLSYPIDNDDFWIQMVGRGGRDGSNFNVYEMEKKDWRSIRYLFHSLVLLVRDFLRLRANI